A DNA window from Mycosarcoma maydis chromosome 12, whole genome shotgun sequence contains the following coding sequences:
- a CDS encoding uncharacterized protein (related to protein involved in the assembly of the mitochondrial succinate dehydrogenase complex), producing MSSAKKLTQSQKEVLALYRRGLRMIKTKDQEHRRDFTIYLRYFFKHPSWGGGLRRRDFSQIEYMQRKTARLLETTFEPKAVKHINLPKDIESDMQELGLAHWRRVFRDASSTSSSPQSAPIRSSS from the exons ATGTCATCGGCAAAGAAGCTCACCCAATCGCAGAAGGAGGTCCTTGCCCTTTATCGGAGAGGGCTCCGGATGATCAAGACTAAGGATCAG GAGCACCGCAGAGACTTTACAATCTACTTGCGCTACTTCTTCAAACATCCATCTTGGGGCGGTGGACTTCGCAGAAGAGACTTTTCCCAGATCGAATATATGCAGCGAAAGACGGCGAGGCTACTTGAAACAACGTTCGAGCCAAAAGCGGTTAAGCACATCAACCTTCCCAAAGACATCGAAAGCGACATGCAAGAGCTCGGACTTGCACATTGGAGACGTGTGTTCCGCGATGCCAGCTCGACTTCTTCGTCGCCCCAGTCAGCACCAATACGCTCATCGAGTTGA